TAATTATGAATAAacgtaaaatatgtaattatttaaccGACGATGCTAGATGCTCCACGTAAAGCTAAATATCCAGCTGTTATATCCATCGGTAAACTGCGAACCGTTGCAAATTCTTCGGCAgttgcataatataatttagtctGTGGATCAGTGTATCGtgcctgtaaaaaaaaattacgcaatatatagttaatgatattaatagcaCTTTCAAAGAACatgtaaaagaaagaatgttaattgataaatatgacAAGAAGCACTTACCGGTAATCCGGAAATGTCAGAGTACTTCTTAGCAGGTTTGAAGCTTGGTGGTGCGTTAATGGAACTatctgaaatttaaaaaaaatcatatgtaGAGGTAATGTATTTCTCTCCACtatctcttaaaatatttgatttcttaTATAGACTGtttcacatttaattatttgtacaagTATTTGAatgttttacaatttcaatatcttccaatatataaaacacaatgacaagagaaaaaatgaagattCTACTTACAATGTTTTACTGTCACTGGCCATGGTAACGAACGTTCCTGAGCCAAAACTTGCTTCAACGAACGCCAAGTGCGTTTTTTACCACTATTGCTGGTCGGTCGAAATTTCTGTTGAAACGAACGGTTTTTAAACACGGGCTGTGGTTTCTTATTAGCATCTATTATTTCTTCGCTTGCCATTTTTCAATGTGTCGTCTGAAACAAGTGGGTATAATGAAAACAGTTTTAGTTATTAATGAAACCAAAAATTAAGAACTTTTATGAACTATGGAATCATGAatgaataagaatatattaaaaaactctATCTGTGTACACAATTTACAAAGAAGATACAAAAAGTATagctatcattatttattataagcaaacaaaattcaatagagagaatataatctttttaatgttttatatatatatgtatattttttttacaggaaaTTGTTATCTGAACAAtgggataaaattaaaatgtcataGATACTGCATCTTAATATAGAGGAAATTGCACGCAATATTGTTGTATCTGAATGCCTGATCAATGGCTTGGCCCATTTGCTTAGAATCAGTAAAGcggaataataatctttagtATCACTGAAAATAACACACATggaaagataaataaacatgtatatttaatataaaatatatattacacaaaaataccttttaaaatcaaaatgataCACACATCCTTGCAACAAATGCTTTTGTATAATAACTGATAGATTATCCTCCATGTATACAAAAGCCTTTTTACTAGGATCAATGAAACATAGAATGGCATGTTCACACAACATTAATATATCTCGATAATCTAATATTCTCTCATTGTGAGGAATATCTGGATGGTACTTTACATCGTGCAATGTCTAGAAAATGAATAGatgtatacaataaaagaaattacagtattaaatgtgtaaaattctaatcgataatttataactgttaaaggttaatattaaaattgttaatattaagaatCTCTTCtagtattttgaaatttttataaaaataaaaatgagatgtttaagtaaatacaaaataatctcaTGCAttgaatacaatttaaatcacCTTACTAGCtacatataatgtaacatgcactttttttataaattccaaattgttaatatataattgcagatATTCTTCATTTAACATTGTCTCTTGCCATGTGTGTTCAGTGATACTCTCTGCGAAATTATCCTTTTTCAAACAAGCATTtgttctttttacaaatagtAAATCTTTATGTATCTGCTCTGgtactaataatatttcagtCACGTTTGCATCATAGATTTGCTGATTATTTTCTGTAGTTACTCgcttcaatttttgtttttgtaaaaatttgtttttgttacatttcGTCTTgcatttttccatatttttatctgcCTCGTGGATTTTCTGaactatctttttattaatgtgatcAAGATGGCATGTCAATATTGGAATAttattcagataaaaaaactTGTCGAGAAATTTTGTCTGTGTCTCGATAAAATGACGTACACTCTGCACATCGGTAATATCTAAAATGCTATTCGTCGCAATATCTTTCGAGTTCTCGCCGATTTTCAGCAATTCTAGATTCGTTTGATAAGAAATATCTttgcaagatataaaattgattttatcccgttttttattgcaattcgATGATACTTGCAAAGTCAAACTttcaacaaataaatgaatcaattttcttacatcaAGTACCGATAGCTCTACCATATTTTACACTAATCGcttagtttaataataaaattatatgcaaatccTCGTAATTTTACACGAAATCTCATAAAACTATATCaagatttatttgtattagaGATTAGTGCTTTAGCATTTGTTTACTGAAAATTTCATCAAACTTCGCgatgtttttgataaaaacgATATTAACGAATACCTTAAACGCATATGTAATTCATAACCATTTGTTACTCCGACATTCAGTTAGTGTCAAATGCTGTAAGTAACATACCTCGCTGATAATAATTCCAATTCACAAATATCGAGAGGTTAGGAACTTAaccttatatttaaaaaatgtagtgTAGTGGGACGGGatggggagggagagagatgtAGAATCGGAATGGGAGGAACGTGCCAGTTTTCGTTCACCTTGGCGGGCGCGTTAAGGTCAGAGAGACGAGATCGCTCGAAAGAGATTCTGTTACAGTTTTTACATCATCCGTGTATCTGTCATCACAAAGTGTACGAACGAAAAAAATGGCGCGCAAATTCTTCGTCGGCGGTAATTGGAAGATGAACGGTACAAAGAGCGAAATCAACGACATCGTCGCCTTCCTGAAGAAAGGTCCGCTCGATCCGAATGTCGGTACGTGAGATGCCAGTCACCCTATGTAACATACATGGCGTTTCGTAAAATGTAggatgcattaaaaatatgttcgtCTCCGACGTATTCGAATTCGACTTGTAAtttgtatacaaatttaacatgaattaaattcaaatataaatttaattcatttaatttgtcatttaattcATCAGATTGTAATTGATAAAAGTTGAGCTTTAATGGTACAGATAACAATCTTAATTGAAGACATTTTGTTATCATACATATCTCTTTtgaatttaagttttaatcactacaaaatatttaatttaaaatttcagagttaatattcttacaaaaaagttaattttttagatttgctTAAGAATCTAACAATAATGTTTGATGTGAATACActtatgtaacattttttgtttcacATTCAACCTTTAatctattagaattttttataattcaaagatGGAACTTTTGTGTGGTTTGTAGAAGTCGTAGTGGGAGTACCTTCAATATATCTCACGTATGTGAGCTCCATCGTTCCTAAAAATATTAGTGTTAGTgcacaaaatacatataaagtatCCAAAGGAGCATTTACTGGTGAGATTAGTCCAGCTATGCTTCTGGACAATGGTATTCCCTGGGTAATTCTTGGCCACTCGGAGCGTAGAAATGTATTTGGTGAAACGGACGAATTAATTGCGGATAAAGTTGCGCATGCTTTGGAAGCAGGAttgaaagtaaataataattaggaaTAAAGTATTACCTTtacaaaaagtattattaaatctttgatatcaaattaaaaacaagaaattaacTTTTGTGTTTTCTAGGTAATTGCATGTATAGGTGAAAAATTGGAAGAGCGCGAGGCGGGAAAGACAGAAGAAGTAATTTATAAGCAAACTAAGGCAATAGCTGACAAAATTAAGTCTTGGGACAATGTAGTCTTGGCTTACGAACCTGTATGGGCGATCGGTACGGGTAAAACCGCAACACCACAGCAAGCGCAAGAGGTTCACGAAAAATTACGAGAGTGGTTGTCCAAGAATGTCAATCCCGCTGTCTCGCAAAGCCTGCGGATTATCTATGGTGGTTCTGTAACAGCAGCTAACGCCAAAGATCTGGCAAA
This portion of the Cataglyphis hispanica isolate Lineage 1 chromosome 10, ULB_Chis1_1.0, whole genome shotgun sequence genome encodes:
- the LOC126852367 gene encoding INO80 complex subunit C isoform X3, which translates into the protein MASEEIIDANKKPQPVFKNRSFQQKFRPTSNSGKKRTWRSLKQVLAQERSLPWPVTVKHYSSINAPPSFKPAKKYSDISGLPARYTDPQTKLYYATAEEFATVRSLPMDITAGYLALRGASSIVG
- the LOC126852367 gene encoding uncharacterized protein LOC126852367 isoform X1, which translates into the protein MVELSVLDVRKLIHLFVESLTLQVSSNCNKKRDKINFISCKDISYQTNLELLKIGENSKDIATNSILDITDVQSVRHFIETQTKFLDKFFYLNNIPILTCHLDHINKKIVQKIHEADKNMEKCKTKCNKNKFLQKQKLKRVTTENNQQIYDANVTEILLVPEQIHKDLLFVKRTNACLKKDNFAESITEHTWQETMLNEEYLQLYINNLEFIKKVHVTLYVASKTLHDVKYHPDIPHNERILDYRDILMLCEHAILCFIDPSKKAFVYMEDNLSVIIQKHLLQGCVYHFDFKSDTKDYYSALLILSKWAKPLIRHSDTTILRAISSILRCNDTLKNGKRRNNRC
- the LOC126852367 gene encoding uncharacterized protein LOC126852367 isoform X2, yielding MVELSVLDVRKLIHLFVESLTLQVSSNCNKKRDKINFISCKDISYQTNLELLKIGENSKDIATNSILDITDVQSVRHFIETQTKFLDKFFYLNNIPILTCHLDHINKKIVQKIHEADKNMEKCKTKCNKNKFLQKQKLKRVTTENNQQIYDANVTEILLVPEQIHKDLLFVKRTNACLKKDNFAESITEHTWQETMLNEEYLQLYINNLEFIKKVHVTLYVASKTLHDVKYHPDIPHNERILDYRDILMLCEHAILCFIDPSKKAFVYMEDNLSVIIQKHLLQGLILKIIIPLY
- the LOC126852373 gene encoding triosephosphate isomerase: MARKFFVGGNWKMNGTKSEINDIVAFLKKGPLDPNVEVVVGVPSIYLTYVSSIVPKNISVSAQNTYKVSKGAFTGEISPAMLLDNGIPWVILGHSERRNVFGETDELIADKVAHALEAGLKVIACIGEKLEEREAGKTEEVIYKQTKAIADKIKSWDNVVLAYEPVWAIGTGKTATPQQAQEVHEKLREWLSKNVNPAVSQSLRIIYGGSVTAANAKDLAKEKDIDGFLVGGASLKSDFVQIVNARS